One Methanohalophilus mahii DSM 5219 genomic window carries:
- a CDS encoding MEMO1 family protein, translated as MIMRQPTVAGQFYPLGIKPLKKELGHCFRDLELSSEDAYGIVVPHAGYMFSGPVAAYAYSKLPKADTYVIFGPNHTGYGSAVALSTQAWSTPLGDVEADEKMGEMLAGSIIDMDEIAHMYEHSIEVQLPFLQYRFGDSFKILPICMGLQDIDTAREVGLEVAKAAEKTGKKVVFIASSDFTHYQPHETAKETDMYLIDALLNMDVEEFDRRREERSATACGYGPIIAMYTAAEYMGANTAELLKYATSGDMTGDYSAVVGYAAILVK; from the coding sequence ATTATTATGAGACAGCCAACAGTAGCAGGCCAGTTCTATCCTCTGGGTATCAAACCCCTTAAGAAAGAGCTGGGCCATTGTTTCAGGGATTTGGAATTGAGCAGCGAAGATGCATATGGTATAGTTGTTCCTCATGCAGGTTACATGTTTTCAGGCCCGGTGGCGGCTTATGCCTATTCTAAGTTGCCAAAGGCAGATACCTATGTGATATTCGGTCCCAATCATACGGGATATGGCTCTGCAGTGGCACTATCAACTCAAGCCTGGTCCACTCCACTGGGAGATGTGGAAGCCGATGAGAAAATGGGAGAAATGCTTGCTGGATCAATAATCGATATGGATGAAATTGCTCATATGTATGAGCATTCAATCGAGGTCCAGTTGCCTTTCCTGCAATATCGTTTCGGTGATTCATTCAAAATTCTTCCAATCTGCATGGGTTTGCAGGATATAGATACTGCCCGGGAAGTCGGTTTGGAAGTTGCAAAAGCTGCGGAGAAAACCGGTAAGAAAGTGGTGTTTATCGCATCAAGTGATTTTACCCATTACCAGCCACATGAGACCGCAAAAGAGACGGACATGTATCTGATAGATGCCCTGCTAAATATGGATGTAGAGGAATTTGACCGCAGACGAGAGGAACGTTCCGCAACTGCATGTGGATATGGGCCCATTATAGCGATGTATACTGCAGCAGAATATATGGGAGCAAACACTGCAGAATTACTAAAATATGCTACAAGCGGAGATATGACCGGTGATTATTCAGCAGTTGTTGGATATGCAGCCATACTCGTGAAATGA
- a CDS encoding ferritin family protein, with protein sequence MQDILKDVDVELENISTLEEAVEMAIALEDQGYDFYLERAKLSGNPGAKKTYEFLAEEEKHHAQYLHKFLEGKEVEIPESRIPDFRGSLNVEFTENNLEEIGIMLGALRFERKSEYFYHELEKKTTDRAEQEFFSKIAKVERGHYELIDSLLDEATGFRMQT encoded by the coding sequence TTGCAAGATATACTCAAAGATGTAGATGTAGAACTCGAGAACATTAGTACGCTTGAAGAGGCAGTGGAAATGGCGATTGCTCTGGAAGACCAGGGTTATGATTTCTATCTTGAAAGAGCCAAACTTTCCGGCAATCCCGGGGCAAAGAAAACCTATGAGTTTCTTGCCGAGGAAGAAAAACATCATGCCCAGTATCTTCACAAATTCCTTGAAGGAAAAGAAGTCGAAATACCTGAATCCAGAATCCCTGATTTCCGGGGATCTTTGAATGTGGAATTCACAGAAAACAATCTGGAAGAGATTGGCATTATGCTTGGTGCACTGCGTTTTGAAAGAAAGAGTGAATATTTCTACCATGAACTCGAAAAGAAAACCACCGACAGGGCAGAACAGGAATTTTTCAGCAAGATTGCCAAAGTTGAGCGTGGCCACTATGAACTCATTGATAGTTTGCTGGATGAAGCCACCGGTTTCAGGATGCAGACATAA
- a CDS encoding DNA-directed RNA polymerase subunit K, giving the protein MSNEKFTKYERARIIGARSLQIAMEAPVLIDIDSNDSLQIAKVEFEKGVIPITVKRDISS; this is encoded by the coding sequence TTGAGCAATGAGAAATTTACAAAGTATGAACGTGCGAGGATCATTGGAGCCAGATCCCTACAGATTGCAATGGAAGCTCCTGTGCTGATTGATATCGACAGCAATGATTCCTTACAAATCGCTAAGGTTGAATTTGAAAAGGGTGTCATCCCTATTACAGTAAAAAGAGATATTTCATCATGA
- the rpsB gene encoding 30S ribosomal protein S2: protein MEEDQVIEETLDEQIEQKVEEAPVEAETPTVETTKEETTQADDPEGPAPDSTSLVPIDEYLASGVHIGTQQKTQDMMKFVYRVRTDGLYVLDIQATDSRIRQVSHFLSKYDPAKILVVSARQYGQFPAKMFSKAIGAKSMVGRFIPGTLTNPSIEGFFEPDAIMVTDPAGDAQVIKEAVNIGIPVIGLCDTNNMISNVDLVIPTNNKGRKALSLIYWLLAREISKEKGIPFNYTMEDFEAGL from the coding sequence ATGGAAGAAGATCAGGTTATTGAAGAAACATTAGATGAACAGATTGAACAAAAGGTGGAGGAGGCCCCTGTAGAAGCAGAGACTCCAACTGTCGAAACTACAAAAGAGGAAACAACACAAGCAGATGATCCGGAAGGTCCGGCACCGGATTCAACTTCCCTTGTTCCGATAGACGAGTATCTTGCATCCGGAGTACACATCGGTACCCAGCAGAAGACACAGGATATGATGAAATTCGTATATCGTGTGCGTACAGATGGTCTTTATGTCCTGGATATTCAGGCTACAGACAGCAGAATAAGACAGGTATCCCATTTCCTCTCAAAATATGATCCTGCAAAAATCCTGGTCGTATCCGCAAGGCAGTACGGTCAGTTCCCTGCCAAAATGTTCTCCAAAGCAATCGGGGCAAAGTCAATGGTAGGACGTTTCATCCCGGGTACCCTAACCAATCCTTCAATTGAAGGATTCTTCGAGCCCGATGCAATAATGGTAACAGACCCTGCCGGGGATGCCCAGGTAATCAAAGAAGCTGTCAACATCGGAATTCCCGTTATAGGACTTTGTGATACCAATAACATGATATCAAATGTTGATCTGGTAATTCCGACAAACAATAAGGGACGTAAAGCACTTTCCCTCATATACTGGCTTCTTGCAAGGGAAATCTCAAAAGAAAAGGGCATTCCATTCAATTATACCATGGAAGATTTCGAAGCAGGCCTGTAA
- a CDS encoding FprA family A-type flavoprotein yields MDTPEEPLEIAKGVYWVGVIDWNLRDFHGYETPRGGTYNAYLIVDEKITLIDTVKASFADEMIERISRIVDPAKIDYIVANHVEMDHSSALPRILEVAPNARIFATERGKTGLNEYYAESGCSGWNFETVKTGDELNTGKRTLMFIEAVMLHWPDSMQTYLKEDNILFSNDAFGQHIATSKRFDDQVEDVMEDAAIYFANILTPFSSRILKHLETVGKLGLQIDMIAPSHGVIWRSDPQRIIDAYAKWASGASEQKVLVIYDSMWGSTEMMAKAIAEGVRASGTDVGLFHLRKNDWSMLIKELMECRVFALGCPTMHNGMFFTMGGFLTYLKGLRPKDKKVSFFGSYGWGGGAIRQMEEALKNTKMEFVEDPYKVKFRPEKQDLEGCRQLGIKLGEIARS; encoded by the coding sequence GTGGATACTCCCGAAGAGCCACTTGAAATTGCCAAAGGGGTTTACTGGGTTGGCGTAATCGACTGGAACCTGCGGGATTTCCACGGTTATGAGACTCCCAGGGGTGGCACATATAATGCTTATCTTATAGTCGATGAAAAGATCACCCTCATAGACACTGTAAAAGCATCCTTTGCAGACGAGATGATCGAAAGGATCAGCAGGATAGTGGACCCTGCAAAGATCGATTATATCGTGGCCAATCATGTGGAGATGGACCATTCCAGTGCCCTGCCAAGGATACTGGAAGTTGCTCCGAATGCCAGGATATTTGCTACCGAGAGGGGCAAAACCGGACTCAATGAATATTATGCCGAATCCGGGTGTAGTGGCTGGAACTTTGAGACCGTGAAAACCGGGGACGAATTAAACACCGGCAAAAGGACCCTGATGTTTATTGAAGCAGTCATGCTCCACTGGCCTGACAGCATGCAGACTTACCTCAAAGAGGATAATATTCTCTTTTCCAATGATGCATTTGGCCAGCATATTGCCACTTCAAAGAGGTTCGATGATCAGGTAGAAGACGTCATGGAAGATGCCGCTATTTATTTTGCCAATATACTGACACCCTTTTCATCCCGAATACTCAAACATCTTGAAACTGTCGGGAAACTAGGATTACAGATCGACATGATAGCTCCTTCCCACGGTGTTATCTGGCGCAGTGATCCGCAAAGGATAATTGATGCCTATGCAAAATGGGCTTCTGGGGCAAGTGAGCAAAAGGTGCTTGTTATCTATGATTCAATGTGGGGCAGCACAGAGATGATGGCAAAAGCAATTGCAGAAGGAGTACGGGCATCAGGCACTGATGTTGGCCTGTTCCACCTGCGTAAAAATGACTGGAGCATGCTCATCAAGGAATTAATGGAATGCCGGGTCTTTGCCCTTGGATGTCCCACAATGCACAATGGGATGTTCTTCACAATGGGTGGTTTCCTGACGTACCTGAAAGGTTTGCGCCCAAAAGACAAAAAAGTATCATTCTTCGGGTCCTATGGCTGGGGTGGCGGTGCAATCAGGCAGATGGAAGAGGCACTCAAGAATACCAAAATGGAATTTGTGGAAGACCCCTATAAAGTGAAATTCAGACCTGAAAAACAAGATTTAGAGGGATGCAGGCAACTGGGAATAAAACTGGGTGAAATCGCCCGGTCCTGA
- a CDS encoding 50S ribosomal protein L18e, translating to MSKKTQNKIERKSDPRVPSLIVSLKEQARQEDAAIWRDIARRLEKPRKNYAEVNLSKLNRNATDDEIVLVPGKVLGAGILKRSVAVAALGFSASAKEKIAENGGRCITIEEIMKEKPAGSGIRILI from the coding sequence ATGAGTAAAAAAACACAAAACAAAATTGAAAGGAAATCAGATCCTAGGGTTCCTTCTCTGATCGTCAGCCTTAAGGAACAGGCACGTCAGGAAGATGCTGCGATCTGGAGAGATATAGCCAGAAGACTTGAAAAACCAAGGAAAAACTATGCCGAGGTAAACCTGAGTAAACTCAACAGGAACGCCACAGACGACGAAATTGTTCTTGTTCCTGGAAAGGTACTTGGTGCCGGCATTTTGAAACGCTCCGTAGCTGTTGCAGCGCTTGGTTTCAGTGCATCTGCAAAGGAAAAAATCGCAGAAAATGGTGGCAGATGTATCACTATTGAAGAGATAATGAAAGAAAAACCGGCAGGCTCCGGTATCAGGATCTTGATCTAA
- a CDS encoding 30S ribosomal protein S9, giving the protein MTNKVCNTSGKKKTAIARATVRKGVGKTRINKKPLEVLEPEFVKLKIMEPLMLAEDAVSGIDIDVTVNGGGIIGQANAVRTAIARGIVEWTNDTALRDAYMAYDRSLLVNDFRQKESKKFGGPGARARYQKSYR; this is encoded by the coding sequence ATGACCAACAAAGTTTGTAATACTTCAGGGAAGAAGAAAACAGCCATTGCTCGCGCAACTGTTCGTAAGGGCGTTGGCAAAACCCGTATTAACAAGAAACCTCTGGAAGTTTTGGAGCCAGAGTTTGTAAAACTTAAAATAATGGAACCCCTCATGCTTGCTGAAGATGCCGTATCAGGAATTGATATCGATGTAACAGTAAATGGAGGCGGAATCATTGGCCAGGCAAATGCAGTGCGTACCGCTATTGCAAGGGGTATTGTAGAGTGGACAAATGACACCGCTCTTCGTGATGCATACATGGCATATGACCGCAGTCTTCTGGTAAACGACTTCAGGCAGAAAGAATCCAAGAAATTTGGTGGACCTGGTGCTCGTGCCAGATACCAGAAATCTTACAGGTGA
- a CDS encoding DNA-directed RNA polymerase subunit N, with protein MLPVRCFTCGKVIANSWEDYKRRVDQGEAPAAVLDDLGISRYCCRRMILAHVELIDVVAPYQ; from the coding sequence ATGTTACCAGTTCGCTGTTTCACATGTGGCAAGGTAATTGCAAATAGCTGGGAAGATTACAAAAGGCGGGTTGATCAAGGAGAAGCACCTGCTGCAGTACTTGATGATCTGGGTATCAGCCGGTACTGTTGCAGACGCATGATCCTTGCACATGTTGAGCTTATCGATGTAGTTGCACCATACCAGTAA
- a CDS encoding nitroreductase family protein codes for MEVFEAIEKRTSIRQFLPREVPADTLDKILYAGTQAPNAFNSEPWEFILVKDEKLRARLADMRKKAPEQQKAIETASVIVVVCYDKKFGDEAVGSTYACIENMLLAATAEGLAGVTLTFHGKKAMDMFGIPDGFDIASVIPMGYPAESPEKPTRVAVRDKMHIDKF; via the coding sequence ATGGAAGTTTTTGAAGCAATAGAGAAGCGCACCAGCATTCGGCAGTTTCTTCCCCGCGAAGTCCCTGCCGATACCCTGGATAAAATACTTTATGCAGGCACCCAGGCACCGAACGCCTTTAACAGCGAACCCTGGGAATTCATACTTGTCAAAGATGAAAAACTAAGGGCTCGTCTTGCTGATATGAGAAAAAAGGCACCCGAGCAGCAGAAGGCCATTGAGACAGCGTCCGTTATTGTCGTGGTCTGTTATGACAAGAAATTCGGGGACGAGGCTGTAGGCTCAACATATGCCTGCATAGAGAACATGCTGCTTGCTGCAACTGCTGAAGGACTGGCAGGTGTAACCCTTACATTCCATGGTAAAAAAGCAATGGACATGTTCGGTATTCCGGATGGTTTTGATATAGCATCCGTAATTCCTATGGGATACCCGGCAGAATCTCCTGAAAAACCTACTCGTGTGGCAGTCAGGGATAAAATGCACATAGATAAGTTTTAA
- the serA gene encoding phosphoglycerate dehydrogenase, producing MKVLVSDSLSEEGVAKLEEHFDVEVSTGLSEDELVEKIGDFDALVIRSGTQVTARVIEAADKLKIVGRAGVGVDNIDIPAATEKGIIVVNAPEGNMLSAAEHTIAMMLSMARNIPQATASLKAGKWERKKFLGVEVNGKTLGVIGLGRIGAEVAKRAQGLEMNILAYDPFVNEDRAKELGVELASVKDIAKRADFITVHTPLTKETRNILDTEEFDLMKPTARVINCARGGIINEDALGKALKDNKIAGAAIDVFTNEPPVNCSFVGLENAVVTPHLGASTEEAQVNVAVSVAEEVISVLNGGPARSTINIPSIKPEIMSTIRPYLELAETLGSAVSQLMDGNYEKVEIAYKGDVAGKDTRHLTLAALKGVLKTIMGASVNYVNAPSIAKSRDIEVVESKSERVEEYTSSVTIKLSKDSISKSITGTVVEDDLRIIMIDGQRVDLAPSGYMIVSNHINRPNVIGPCCMILGDHEINISGMQVGRVQICGKTIMALNVDSEVSEDILEQIRHVDGIIDAKLVSL from the coding sequence ATGAAGGTACTAGTCAGTGATTCGTTATCAGAGGAAGGAGTGGCAAAACTTGAAGAACATTTTGATGTGGAGGTTTCAACAGGTCTTTCCGAGGATGAGCTTGTTGAGAAGATAGGAGATTTTGACGCCCTTGTAATACGCAGTGGAACACAGGTTACTGCCAGAGTAATAGAAGCCGCGGATAAACTCAAGATTGTGGGGCGTGCAGGAGTAGGAGTGGATAATATCGATATTCCTGCAGCTACAGAGAAGGGAATCATTGTAGTGAATGCACCGGAAGGAAACATGCTTTCAGCTGCGGAACATACAATAGCAATGATGCTTTCAATGGCACGCAACATTCCGCAGGCAACTGCTTCACTTAAAGCAGGCAAATGGGAACGCAAGAAATTTTTAGGTGTCGAAGTAAATGGAAAGACCCTTGGAGTGATAGGCCTTGGCAGGATTGGTGCTGAAGTGGCCAAAAGAGCGCAGGGACTTGAAATGAATATCCTTGCCTATGACCCGTTTGTAAACGAAGACAGGGCAAAAGAACTGGGTGTGGAACTGGCATCTGTAAAAGACATTGCAAAACGTGCCGATTTCATTACCGTACATACACCACTGACTAAGGAAACCCGCAATATTCTCGATACTGAAGAATTTGATCTGATGAAGCCTACTGCAAGGGTAATTAATTGTGCCCGTGGCGGAATCATCAATGAAGATGCACTTGGAAAGGCTCTTAAAGATAATAAGATCGCAGGTGCTGCCATAGATGTCTTTACAAATGAACCACCTGTAAACTGTTCTTTTGTTGGATTGGAAAATGCTGTTGTCACCCCTCATCTTGGTGCATCTACCGAAGAGGCACAGGTCAATGTGGCCGTATCCGTAGCAGAAGAAGTAATATCTGTATTAAATGGCGGACCCGCCCGCAGCACTATCAATATCCCCTCCATTAAACCGGAAATAATGTCCACCATCCGTCCGTATCTTGAACTTGCAGAGACCCTGGGAAGTGCAGTATCCCAGCTTATGGACGGCAACTATGAAAAAGTGGAAATTGCCTATAAGGGAGATGTTGCCGGCAAGGATACCCGACATCTTACACTTGCAGCCCTCAAAGGTGTGCTGAAGACCATAATGGGTGCTTCTGTAAATTATGTAAATGCTCCTTCTATTGCTAAATCCCGGGACATTGAGGTCGTGGAAAGTAAATCCGAAAGAGTAGAAGAATACACATCCAGCGTAACGATCAAACTCAGCAAGGATTCAATTTCCAAGAGTATTACCGGTACGGTTGTTGAGGATGACCTGAGGATAATCATGATCGACGGGCAGCGGGTAGACCTTGCACCTTCCGGTTACATGATCGTTTCCAACCACATCAACAGGCCCAATGTAATCGGCCCCTGCTGCATGATACTGGGAGATCATGAGATCAATATTTCCGGCATGCAGGTCGGCCGTGTCCAAATATGCGGGAAGACCATTATGGCACTGAATGTGGATTCCGAAGTATCAGAGGATATCCTGGAACAAATTCGCCACGTTGATGGTATTATAGATGCCAAACTGGTGTCCCTCTAA
- a CDS encoding COG1470 family protein: MKINNMLRLLGIMALVLVVAIPMISSAAAQSDVCRQLPATAAPGDEITVELDITAAGDATKLIIEDAAPAGWTVTGADNGGTPDGDTVRWIELAKPADGTYSYTVQIPGDATPGMFDFAGEFDMGPGVNVQDISCDTQVEVVEGGAPVVESDVCRSLPATAAPGDEITVELDITAGDDATKLIIEDAAPAGWTVIGADNGGTPDDGSVRWVELSAPADGTYSYTVQIPGDATPGMFDFAGEFDMGPGVNVQDISCDTQVEVTGEAPVNGESDVCRNLPATAAPGDEITVELDITAGDDATKLIIEDTAPAGWTVTSANNGGTPDGDMVRWVELSAPADGTYSYTVQIPGDATPGMFDFAGEFDMGPGVNVQDISCDTQVEIPPVVNATRDIMPDPAEVGPCDEFNVSVTVEEDGVGSSVVETIPEGFEYVSSTLGVPNSIVDGNEVTFILDGETSFEYTVSAANEEGTYTFDGVVVDTEMNEYPVGGETTIDVVLPEGIAIQPGWNFMSVPFELNNSSVGYVLADVNYDALVYYNASSGTWDTVTDFEPLKGYWIKSSDDCTQVIAEDVLEPEVPSAPASMTVYEGWNTIGYTALNTLSAEVTLASIDESYTLVKGPYDPATMSYEMVGHNGETGVISGNHVGTDVFEMEQYEAYWVYVTQEDNLNGF, encoded by the coding sequence ATGAAAATAAACAATATGTTAAGATTGCTCGGCATCATGGCTTTGGTGTTGGTAGTCGCAATACCGATGATCTCATCGGCTGCAGCACAATCCGATGTGTGCAGGCAACTACCAGCAACTGCCGCACCAGGTGACGAAATTACCGTTGAACTTGATATCACTGCGGCTGGCGATGCGACCAAACTCATCATTGAGGATGCTGCCCCAGCAGGCTGGACCGTAACCGGTGCAGACAATGGAGGTACTCCAGATGGTGACACGGTCAGATGGATTGAACTTGCAAAACCAGCAGATGGTACCTACAGTTACACTGTCCAGATCCCCGGAGACGCTACACCAGGCATGTTTGACTTTGCCGGTGAGTTCGATATGGGACCAGGTGTAAATGTACAGGACATCAGCTGTGACACACAGGTTGAAGTAGTAGAAGGCGGAGCACCTGTCGTTGAATCCGATGTCTGCAGAAGTCTGCCAGCAACGGCCGCACCAGGTGACGAGATTACCGTCGAACTGGATATCACAGCAGGTGATGATGCGACCAAACTCATCATTGAGGATGCTGCTCCAGCAGGCTGGACCGTAATCGGTGCAGACAATGGAGGTACTCCAGATGATGGCTCAGTAAGATGGGTAGAACTTTCTGCTCCCGCAGATGGTACCTACAGTTACACAGTCCAGATCCCCGGAGACGCTACACCAGGCATGTTTGACTTTGCCGGTGAGTTCGATATGGGACCAGGTGTAAATGTACAGGATATCAGCTGTGACACACAGGTTGAAGTGACAGGTGAAGCACCAGTAAACGGTGAATCAGATGTCTGCAGAAACCTGCCAGCAACTGCCGCACCAGGTGACGAAATTACCGTCGAACTGGATATCACAGCAGGCGATGATGCAACCAAACTCATCATTGAGGATACTGCTCCAGCAGGCTGGACCGTAACCAGTGCAAACAATGGTGGTACTCCAGATGGTGACATGGTCAGATGGGTAGAACTTTCTGCTCCCGCAGATGGTACTTACAGTTACACTGTCCAGATCCCCGGAGACGCTACACCAGGCATGTTTGACTTTGCCGGTGAGTTCGATATGGGACCGGGTGTAAATGTACAGGATATCAGCTGTGACACACAGGTTGAAATACCACCTGTAGTCAACGCAACCAGGGACATCATGCCTGATCCGGCAGAAGTCGGGCCATGTGATGAGTTCAACGTAAGCGTCACAGTTGAGGAAGACGGCGTGGGTTCCAGTGTTGTTGAGACGATTCCTGAGGGCTTCGAGTACGTCAGTTCCACACTCGGTGTACCCAACAGCATTGTAGATGGTAACGAAGTAACCTTCATCCTTGATGGTGAAACAAGCTTCGAATACACTGTCAGTGCTGCAAATGAAGAAGGTACATACACCTTTGACGGTGTGGTTGTTGACACCGAGATGAACGAGTATCCAGTTGGTGGGGAAACCACAATCGATGTGGTCCTTCCAGAAGGAATTGCAATCCAGCCCGGCTGGAACTTCATGTCAGTACCATTTGAACTGAACAACAGCAGTGTTGGCTATGTCCTTGCAGATGTCAACTATGATGCACTTGTATACTACAATGCATCTTCAGGCACCTGGGACACTGTCACTGACTTCGAACCACTCAAGGGATACTGGATCAAGAGTTCCGATGACTGCACTCAGGTAATTGCCGAGGACGTGCTTGAACCAGAAGTACCTTCAGCACCTGCCTCAATGACAGTCTATGAAGGCTGGAACACCATTGGTTACACAGCTTTGAACACTCTGTCTGCCGAAGTGACACTTGCTTCGATCGATGAATCTTACACTCTGGTAAAGGGGCCATACGATCCTGCAACAATGTCATATGAGATGGTAGGACACAACGGTGAAACTGGAGTAATCTCTGGCAACCATGTAGGAACAGACGTCTTTGAGATGGAACAATACGAGGCTTACTGGGTCTACGTGACTCAGGAAGACAACCTTAACGGGTTCTGA
- a CDS encoding 50S ribosomal protein L13, protein MTVINADGLIMGRLASKIAHRLLAGETISIVNAEKAIISGAKIATYEDYEHKRSLGSHEFGPFFPKRADRILKRSVRGMLPYKRARGKDALSRLRVYIGMPEEFENAELEVVEGTDIDRLSTAKYITIGELSRKMGSKF, encoded by the coding sequence ATGACAGTTATCAATGCAGATGGACTTATTATGGGAAGGCTTGCAAGCAAGATTGCACATAGACTTCTTGCTGGTGAAACCATATCCATAGTCAATGCAGAAAAAGCTATAATCTCTGGTGCAAAAATAGCGACCTACGAAGATTACGAGCACAAAAGATCCCTTGGAAGCCATGAATTTGGCCCATTTTTCCCAAAAAGGGCAGACAGGATTCTTAAAAGATCTGTCAGAGGAATGCTCCCATATAAAAGAGCACGCGGGAAAGATGCTTTATCACGCCTCAGGGTTTATATTGGCATGCCTGAAGAGTTTGAAAATGCTGAATTAGAGGTTGTAGAAGGAACAGATATCGACCGCCTGAGTACTGCAAAATATATTACCATCGGGGAATTAAGCAGAAAAATGGGTTCGAAATTCTAA
- a CDS encoding ferredoxin-thioredoxin reductase catalytic domain-containing protein, whose protein sequence is MKFEDELEMEFYERSKKNAETTGYRLNSDYDVITTAVKNIANNKRQYGEWYCFCQKRTGDKEKDKKIICPCARRSRDVETRGACKCGLYIK, encoded by the coding sequence ATGAAATTCGAAGATGAACTTGAGATGGAATTCTATGAACGTTCCAAGAAAAACGCCGAAACTACTGGATACAGACTTAATTCGGACTATGATGTAATCACCACAGCGGTGAAAAATATCGCTAACAATAAACGCCAGTATGGTGAATGGTATTGCTTCTGCCAGAAAAGAACAGGGGATAAAGAAAAAGATAAGAAGATAATCTGTCCTTGTGCACGCCGTTCCCGCGATGTCGAGACACGCGGTGCATGCAAGTGTGGATTGTACATTAAGTAA
- a CDS encoding DUF2240 family protein, with product MDELKCVVAGPFKRNEGGSMLPQDFEFSLSFDLKWMTPEQASKILDIALNSHLLYVEDEQLHPAFDPSTVDIPRGFIPSKDILHQITLVDQILEYIASCSNMDLKQVVSLVNNRHENLSGMVDVEVAALIIGRELGCDLDKFYERVLQNVSSNG from the coding sequence ATGGATGAATTGAAGTGTGTGGTAGCGGGCCCCTTCAAAAGGAATGAAGGCGGTTCGATGCTACCACAGGATTTTGAATTTTCCCTCTCCTTCGACCTTAAATGGATGACACCCGAACAGGCATCCAAAATACTGGATATTGCTTTGAATTCTCATCTACTTTATGTGGAAGACGAACAATTACACCCTGCATTTGATCCATCGACAGTTGATATCCCGAGAGGATTCATCCCTTCAAAAGATATCCTGCACCAGATAACCCTTGTTGATCAGATTCTGGAATACATCGCATCCTGCAGTAATATGGACCTAAAACAGGTTGTATCTCTTGTGAATAATCGGCATGAGAATCTTTCAGGCATGGTGGATGTTGAAGTTGCCGCCCTTATTATCGGAAGAGAGCTTGGTTGTGATTTGGACAAATTCTATGAAAGGGTCCTGCAGAACGTTTCAAGTAACGGTTGA